In a genomic window of Lacrimispora sp. BS-2:
- a CDS encoding SDR family oxidoreductase: MALSFGTDLSGKVAVVTGAGGVLCGMFAKTLAEAGAKVAVLDLNESAAEEIAASINEAGYKAKAYKANVLERASLEEVHAKVLAELGPCDILVNGAGGNNPRANTDKEYFEMGDIEADTKSFFDLDQTGVEFVFNLNFLGTLLPCQIFAKDMIGREGCSILNISSMNAFTPLTKIPAYSGAKAAISNFTQWLAVHFSKVGIRVNAIAPGFFVTAQNEKLLFHEDGTPTPRTNKILSATPMGRFGEAEELNGALLFLLNHGAAGFITGVVLPIDGGFSAYSGA, from the coding sequence ATGGCATTATCATTTGGAACGGATTTAAGCGGCAAGGTAGCAGTTGTAACAGGAGCAGGCGGAGTATTATGCGGCATGTTTGCAAAGACTCTTGCAGAAGCGGGCGCAAAGGTAGCGGTTCTGGATTTAAACGAAAGCGCTGCAGAGGAAATTGCGGCTTCCATTAATGAAGCAGGCTATAAGGCAAAGGCTTATAAGGCCAATGTTCTGGAACGGGCAAGCCTTGAGGAAGTTCATGCAAAGGTTTTGGCGGAGCTTGGTCCCTGCGACATCCTGGTAAACGGCGCAGGCGGTAATAACCCAAGGGCCAATACGGATAAGGAATATTTTGAGATGGGAGATATTGAGGCGGATACAAAATCCTTCTTTGATCTGGACCAGACTGGTGTTGAATTCGTTTTCAACTTAAACTTTCTTGGAACCCTGCTTCCCTGCCAGATTTTTGCAAAGGACATGATTGGCAGAGAGGGCTGCAGTATTTTGAATATTTCATCCATGAATGCCTTTACTCCCCTTACAAAAATTCCGGCATACAGCGGTGCAAAAGCTGCTATCAGCAACTTTACCCAGTGGCTTGCAGTCCATTTTTCCAAGGTGGGTATCCGGGTAAATGCAATAGCACCTGGCTTTTTCGTTACAGCGCAGAATGAGAAGCTTCTGTTTCATGAAGATGGCACTCCCACACCAAGGACCAACAAGATTCTGTCTGCAACTCCAATGGGACGTTTTGGAGAAGCAGAGGAATTAAACGGCGCCCTGTTATTCCTTTTGAACCATGGGGCAGCAGGCTTCATCACCGGCGTGGTACTGCCTATTGACGGCGGATTTTCTGCTTATTCCGGCGCATAA
- a CDS encoding LytTR family DNA-binding domain-containing protein gives MKIAFFINEKQMPRSEKACPGNWNCLPKVDYFPIKDGIFPTVECSVYDVIVIFPKGKTGLFQEKYSVFFNGQSYILDIRDILYLESYYRKTSVVAGSGRIRIRARLDEEEEKLPKDRFVRISRHNIINMQYVRNVKGEAVEMQNGEVLYVNGGRRKKFEKIYRDFLKNNCILL, from the coding sequence ATGAAGATTGCCTTTTTTATAAATGAAAAACAGATGCCGAGATCAGAAAAGGCCTGTCCCGGTAATTGGAACTGCCTGCCAAAGGTCGATTATTTTCCCATAAAAGATGGGATTTTCCCGACGGTGGAATGTTCCGTGTATGACGTGATTGTAATTTTTCCAAAAGGGAAAACAGGCTTATTTCAGGAAAAATATTCTGTATTCTTTAACGGTCAGTCCTACATACTGGATATCAGGGATATTCTTTATCTGGAATCCTATTACCGGAAAACCAGCGTGGTGGCAGGCAGCGGCAGGATCCGGATCAGGGCAAGGCTTGATGAAGAGGAAGAAAAACTTCCAAAAGACCGGTTTGTCAGAATCAGCAGGCATAACATCATCAACATGCAATATGTGAGGAATGTAAAAGGAGAGGCTGTTGAGATGCAGAACGGGGAGGTTCTGTATGTCAATGGCGGGAGAAGAAAAAAGTTTGAAAAAATATACAGGGACTTTTTAAAAAATAATTGTATTCTATTGTAG
- a CDS encoding methyl-accepting chemotaxis protein, with product MKTSGDKKRNLKALLATKRVKPEKTGSKSTFLKSLKMKMLAFIIAIILGLAVTNMVISITVSYKGITDVVKNDLESTGKLVNSLVVQNLNQMKLSVEASSQGGSLKSINSRVVTEYLSNQCKLYGYKDLEVISMDGTITRSASGENIGGKYEVTGYLEKAMNGETSISTTEYNNNNELVIRVATPYEYGVLLGTYDGSVLSALISDLRIGETGNAFIIDNTGTMIANITPELVHDRQNFIELAKSDKSYASVGRMIQTMLSGKTGTGNYEYKGDNRFCFYSPVTGSDGWALGVAASVKETTASIYMVVFAMGVFAVISIVVGCFLAFWFAGSIAGPVSAIAARMKLFTEGDLSSEVPVVKRKDEIGQLADEITSSVHSVKSYITEIAAVLGNIASGDFSQSVGMEFQGDFKVIKDSIDRAEDLLSKTMETISISADEVAKGSTQVSQGAQNLSQGSVEQAASVEELSSSVNEISNSLMSTAKAVEDVNKQAGRVGEAMESGNAQMHEMMQSMDQINRKSKEIEKVNKLIEDIAFQTNILALNAAVEAARAGEAGKGFAVVADEVRNLAGKSANAAKDTSSLVADTIAAVNTGTNIASSTGETLNGVLSETKSMVSAIRRSAEELKEQSDKVTQVTYGIEQISSVVQNNSATAEESAAASEELSGQAEGLRELMSKFRLR from the coding sequence ATGAAGACATCGGGGGATAAGAAACGAAACCTGAAAGCGTTACTAGCGACGAAGAGAGTGAAGCCGGAAAAAACAGGAAGTAAGAGTACATTCCTGAAATCACTGAAGATGAAAATGCTGGCATTCATTATCGCAATTATTTTGGGATTGGCTGTGACCAACATGGTAATCAGTATTACAGTCAGTTACAAAGGAATCACAGATGTTGTGAAAAATGATTTGGAATCAACGGGTAAGCTTGTGAACAGCCTGGTAGTACAGAACTTAAATCAGATGAAGCTAAGCGTTGAGGCCAGTTCACAGGGCGGTAGCTTAAAATCGATAAATTCCAGAGTTGTGACGGAATATCTTTCCAACCAGTGCAAGCTTTACGGTTACAAAGACCTTGAAGTGATCAGTATGGATGGCACTATAACCCGAAGTGCAAGCGGAGAGAATATCGGAGGGAAATACGAAGTCACAGGATACCTTGAAAAGGCCATGAATGGTGAGACCAGCATTTCCACCACGGAATATAACAATAACAACGAATTGGTGATCCGTGTTGCGACTCCTTATGAGTATGGAGTTCTTTTAGGAACTTATGACGGCTCCGTTTTAAGTGCTCTGATCAGTGACTTAAGGATCGGAGAGACCGGCAATGCCTTTATTATTGATAATACAGGAACTATGATCGCCAATATAACACCAGAGCTGGTTCATGACCGCCAGAATTTTATTGAGCTTGCAAAGTCAGATAAATCTTATGCTTCTGTAGGCCGTATGATCCAGACCATGCTGAGTGGAAAAACGGGAACCGGCAATTACGAATACAAGGGAGACAACCGTTTTTGCTTCTACAGCCCGGTAACAGGCAGCGACGGCTGGGCTTTGGGCGTGGCAGCATCGGTTAAGGAAACCACTGCTTCCATCTATATGGTAGTTTTTGCAATGGGCGTGTTTGCCGTTATATCAATTGTTGTCGGTTGCTTCCTGGCATTCTGGTTCGCAGGATCCATTGCAGGTCCGGTATCAGCTATTGCAGCGAGAATGAAGCTCTTTACGGAAGGAGATTTATCCAGTGAAGTTCCGGTTGTAAAGCGCAAAGATGAGATCGGCCAGCTTGCCGATGAGATCACCAGTTCCGTACATAGCGTTAAATCCTATATCACTGAGATCGCAGCTGTATTAGGAAATATCGCATCCGGAGATTTCAGCCAGTCCGTTGGCATGGAATTCCAGGGAGATTTTAAGGTGATTAAAGACTCCATTGACAGAGCGGAAGACTTGCTTTCAAAGACCATGGAAACCATTAGTATTTCTGCGGATGAAGTGGCAAAGGGCAGTACCCAGGTGTCCCAGGGGGCGCAGAATTTAAGCCAGGGTTCTGTGGAACAGGCAGCCTCTGTGGAAGAGTTATCTTCCTCAGTTAATGAGATATCTAACAGCCTTATGAGCACGGCTAAGGCTGTGGAAGATGTGAATAAGCAGGCAGGACGGGTAGGAGAAGCCATGGAGAGCGGAAATGCCCAGATGCATGAAATGATGCAGTCCATGGATCAGATCAACAGAAAATCCAAGGAAATTGAAAAGGTCAATAAGCTTATCGAAGATATTGCCTTCCAGACAAACATTCTTGCACTTAATGCCGCCGTAGAAGCAGCCAGGGCAGGCGAAGCGGGAAAAGGCTTTGCAGTTGTTGCGGATGAGGTCCGCAATCTTGCAGGCAAGAGTGCCAATGCGGCAAAGGATACCTCAAGCCTGGTCGCAGATACCATTGCAGCTGTTAATACGGGAACCAACATTGCATCATCAACAGGGGAAACATTGAACGGAGTTCTTTCAGAAACCAAGAGCATGGTTTCCGCCATTCGCAGATCAGCAGAGGAACTGAAAGAGCAGAGTGATAAGGTTACCCAGGTAACCTATGGAATTGAGCAGATTTCTTCCGTAGTTCAGAATAACTCTGCTACTGCAGAGGAAAGCGCTGCCGCCAGCGAAGAATTATCCGGCCAGGCAGAAGGCTTACGGGAATTAATGAGTAAATTCCGGCTGCGTTAA
- a CDS encoding ABC transporter substrate-binding protein, translated as MIKQRWGLAAALVLSAMVMSGCGKTAGTQDGKQAQAVTKSVEADNAGKKDGVVVVMNVSSEPEAGFDPAYGWGAGEHVHEPLIQSTLTVTDKDLKIGYDLATDLAVSSDGLSWTVKIRDDVFFTDGGKLTGQDVAFTYNTLRDTSSVNDFTMLDRAEAIDDTTVIFHMKHPYSIWPYTMAVTGIVPEHAYGPDYGEHPIGSGRYILKQWDRGQQVILEANPDYYGEAPKMKKVTVLFMEEDGALAAVQSGQADIGYTAASYTDLTVPGYGLLDCKTVDNRGFNLPAIPSGSVSEEGVPLGNDFTSDVRVRRAINIGIDRDEMINNVLNGYGSPAYSVCDKMPWHEPSAKIEYDPEGAGALLDEAGWIMGSDGIRVKEGKRAELHFLYTAGDSVRQALAADTINQLKKLGIDGQMEGAGWDTAYDKAQTQPLIWGWGAHTPMELYNIYHTMEETGLASYSPYASQKVDQYMDEALAESDLEKSYELWKKAQWDGETGITQSGDIPWIWLVNIDHLYWVRDGLKVADQKLHPHGHGWTIVNNVDQWSWEP; from the coding sequence ATGATAAAGCAAAGATGGGGTCTTGCCGCTGCTTTGGTACTGTCTGCCATGGTTATGAGCGGCTGCGGAAAGACCGCCGGGACTCAGGATGGGAAACAGGCCCAGGCAGTGACAAAATCGGTGGAAGCAGATAATGCAGGGAAAAAGGACGGGGTCGTAGTGGTGATGAACGTCAGTTCAGAGCCTGAGGCAGGATTTGATCCGGCTTATGGCTGGGGAGCCGGGGAGCACGTCCATGAACCTTTGATTCAAAGCACCCTTACTGTCACGGATAAGGATTTAAAGATCGGCTATGATCTGGCAACGGACTTAGCAGTCAGCAGCGACGGACTGAGCTGGACCGTTAAGATCCGGGATGATGTTTTCTTTACAGATGGGGGGAAACTGACCGGACAGGATGTGGCATTTACTTATAATACATTGAGAGACACCAGTTCGGTGAATGATTTCACCATGCTGGACAGGGCGGAGGCAATCGATGACACCACCGTGATATTCCATATGAAGCATCCCTATTCCATCTGGCCTTATACCATGGCTGTGACAGGGATCGTGCCGGAGCATGCATATGGGCCGGATTATGGGGAACACCCCATCGGATCCGGCAGGTACATATTAAAACAATGGGACAGAGGGCAGCAGGTGATCCTGGAAGCCAATCCGGACTATTATGGAGAAGCGCCAAAGATGAAAAAGGTCACGGTCCTCTTCATGGAAGAGGATGGGGCTTTGGCAGCGGTTCAGTCCGGTCAGGCGGATATTGGGTATACGGCTGCCTCCTATACGGACCTTACGGTACCTGGCTATGGACTTTTGGACTGTAAGACCGTGGATAACCGGGGCTTTAACCTTCCGGCCATTCCTTCCGGAAGCGTATCGGAAGAGGGAGTTCCTCTTGGAAATGATTTTACCAGTGATGTAAGGGTCAGAAGGGCGATCAACATCGGAATTGACCGGGATGAAATGATAAATAATGTGCTCAACGGCTACGGCAGTCCCGCTTACAGCGTTTGTGATAAAATGCCATGGCATGAGCCTTCTGCAAAGATAGAGTATGATCCGGAAGGGGCAGGGGCATTGCTTGATGAGGCAGGCTGGATCATGGGCAGCGACGGAATCCGGGTGAAAGAGGGAAAACGGGCGGAGCTTCATTTCCTCTATACGGCAGGAGATTCCGTAAGGCAGGCCCTTGCGGCGGATACCATCAATCAGTTAAAAAAGCTGGGAATTGACGGACAGATGGAAGGAGCAGGCTGGGATACTGCCTATGACAAAGCCCAGACACAGCCTTTGATCTGGGGCTGGGGCGCCCACACTCCTATGGAGCTTTATAATATTTACCATACCATGGAGGAAACAGGGCTGGCTTCCTATTCTCCTTATGCCAGCCAAAAGGTAGACCAGTACATGGATGAAGCTCTTGCGGAAAGTGATCTGGAAAAATCTTATGAGTTATGGAAAAAGGCCCAGTGGGATGGGGAAACAGGCATTACCCAGAGCGGAGATATTCCCTGGATCTGGCTTGTGAATATCGATCATTTATATTGGGTAAGAGATGGATTAAAGGTTGCAGATCAGAAGCTTCATCCCCACGGGCACGGCTGGACCATTGTTAATAACGTGGATCAGTGGAGTTGGGAACCATGA
- a CDS encoding AraC family transcriptional regulator, whose product MRKELSTGFNERQYMNSGEFEVFFYKDLDLNHVVDHSHSYYEVYFFLNGDVTYDVEGKQYPLQYGDYLLIPPEVKHHPIFHSTGKTYQRIVLWISRYYFETMCSWSEDFSYSFRYVSENKHYHFRRDFVTFQNIQGRLLDLLEEIHGNKAFHKLNSELQIHSFMLLLNRITYDMLHQVPAAYENVLYLNICDYINNHLEENLSLDHLASFFYASKYHISHVFKDNMGISLHQYILKKRLQASKNGILSGIPFGELYHQYGFTDYTSFYRAFKKEFGLSPKEYREQAVLPKGY is encoded by the coding sequence ATGAGAAAAGAATTGTCCACCGGCTTTAATGAGCGGCAATATATGAATTCAGGAGAATTTGAAGTGTTTTTTTATAAAGATCTGGACTTGAATCATGTTGTGGACCACAGCCACTCCTATTATGAGGTGTATTTTTTCTTAAACGGAGATGTGACCTATGATGTGGAAGGGAAACAGTATCCATTGCAGTACGGGGATTACCTGTTAATTCCTCCCGAAGTAAAGCACCACCCTATTTTCCATTCCACCGGAAAAACCTATCAGCGGATCGTTCTCTGGATCAGCCGTTATTATTTTGAGACCATGTGTTCCTGGTCAGAGGATTTTTCTTACAGTTTTCGTTATGTATCGGAGAATAAACATTACCATTTCCGCAGGGATTTTGTCACATTTCAGAATATCCAGGGCCGTCTTTTGGATCTGCTTGAAGAAATTCACGGAAATAAGGCATTCCATAAGCTGAATTCAGAGCTGCAGATCCATTCCTTCATGCTGCTGCTGAACCGGATCACTTACGACATGCTCCATCAGGTGCCTGCTGCCTATGAAAACGTGCTTTATTTAAATATTTGTGATTATATTAACAACCATTTGGAAGAAAATCTGTCCCTGGACCATCTGGCCTCCTTCTTTTATGCCAGCAAATATCACATTTCCCATGTATTTAAGGATAATATGGGGATTTCTCTTCACCAGTACATCCTGAAAAAAAGGCTTCAGGCCAGTAAAAACGGAATCCTCTCCGGCATCCCCTTTGGGGAGCTGTACCATCAGTACGGCTTTACGGATTACACCAGCTTTTACCGGGCCTTTAAAAAGGAATTCGGCCTTTCCCCCAAAGAATACCGGGAGCAGGCCGTTCTGCCAAAAGGATATTGA
- the uxuA gene encoding mannonate dehydratase has product MKLSFRWYGDDDKVTLQNIRQIPGMHSIVTAVYDVPVGEVWSRESIAHLKEETEKAGLAFEVIESIPVHEDIKLGKSTRDMYIANYCENIRRVAKAGIKCICYNFMPVFDWTRTQLDHVLEDGSTSLVYYQDQVDKVNPLESESDLSLPGWDSSYTRDELKQVVSEYNSMSEDDLWDNLKYFLEAIIPVAAECDVNMAIHEDDPCWSIFGLPRIITCEENLDRFLKLVDDKHNGITLCTGSLGCSNKNDVVKMAAKYAAMGRIHFVHARNVAILEDNQGFEERAHLSACGSLDMFAILKALHDNGFDGYMRPDHGRMIWGETGRAGYGLYDRALGATYLNGLWEAIEKTSK; this is encoded by the coding sequence ATGAAATTATCATTCAGATGGTATGGAGACGATGACAAGGTAACCTTACAAAACATCCGCCAGATTCCAGGCATGCATTCCATTGTAACGGCTGTTTACGATGTTCCCGTAGGGGAAGTGTGGAGCAGAGAAAGCATTGCCCACTTAAAAGAAGAAACGGAAAAAGCAGGACTTGCTTTTGAAGTGATTGAGAGCATTCCGGTTCATGAGGATATTAAATTAGGAAAGTCAACCAGAGATATGTATATTGCTAATTATTGTGAGAACATCAGGCGTGTGGCAAAAGCAGGGATCAAGTGCATCTGCTATAACTTTATGCCGGTGTTTGACTGGACCAGGACCCAGCTGGATCATGTGCTGGAGGATGGTTCTACCTCTCTGGTCTATTATCAGGATCAGGTTGATAAGGTCAATCCCCTGGAAAGTGAAAGCGACTTAAGTCTTCCCGGCTGGGATTCCAGTTACACAAGAGATGAGCTTAAGCAGGTGGTAAGCGAGTACAATTCCATGTCAGAGGATGACCTTTGGGATAATTTAAAATATTTTCTGGAGGCGATCATTCCTGTTGCAGCGGAATGTGACGTAAACATGGCGATCCATGAGGATGACCCATGCTGGAGCATCTTTGGGCTTCCAAGAATCATTACCTGTGAGGAGAACCTGGACCGTTTCTTAAAGCTTGTGGATGATAAGCACAATGGAATCACCCTCTGTACCGGTTCATTAGGCTGCTCCAATAAAAATGACGTGGTGAAGATGGCTGCCAAATATGCGGCTATGGGACGTATTCACTTTGTCCATGCAAGAAATGTGGCTATTCTGGAAGATAACCAGGGCTTTGAAGAGCGCGCCCATTTGTCAGCCTGCGGTTCCCTGGACATGTTTGCCATCTTAAAGGCTCTTCATGACAATGGATTTGACGGTTACATGCGTCCGGACCACGGCCGTATGATCTGGGGTGAAACAGGCCGGGCCGGTTACGGGCTTTATGACCGTGCGCTTGGCGCAACCTATTTAAACGGTCTTTGGGAAGCGATTGAAAAAACCAGCAAATAA
- a CDS encoding transglycosylase domain-containing protein → MKIGTFIRRTLFLLMTVCLLAGFNVTYKGYEMYRKALLETGLQDRVEAVRDKEGYTEYENLPQIYVNAVISVEDHRFYHHNGIDLIAIARAAANDIRAGRFVEGGSTITQQLAKNLYFDQDKEIARKAAEVFMAFDIEKNYTKDEIFELYVNCIYFGDGYYSVGDASEGYFKKEPEEMTEYESTLLAGVPNAPSRYAPSKNPVLAEKRQMKVLQRMEKCGYFSAEEAETVAEQMVAIR, encoded by the coding sequence ATGAAAATTGGAACGTTTATAAGAAGAACTTTATTTTTACTGATGACGGTATGTCTATTGGCCGGATTCAATGTGACATATAAGGGGTATGAGATGTACCGGAAAGCCCTTTTAGAAACCGGGCTCCAGGACCGGGTGGAGGCTGTCCGGGATAAGGAAGGATATACGGAATATGAAAACCTGCCCCAGATTTATGTGAATGCAGTCATATCCGTTGAGGATCACCGTTTTTACCACCATAACGGAATCGATCTGATCGCCATTGCCCGGGCCGCAGCTAATGATATCAGAGCCGGACGGTTTGTGGAAGGCGGCAGCACCATAACCCAGCAGCTTGCTAAGAACTTATATTTTGACCAGGACAAAGAGATTGCCAGAAAAGCGGCTGAAGTGTTCATGGCCTTTGACATTGAGAAGAATTATACCAAGGATGAAATATTTGAATTGTATGTAAACTGTATTTATTTTGGGGATGGATATTACAGCGTGGGCGATGCCAGCGAGGGCTATTTTAAAAAGGAGCCTGAGGAAATGACTGAGTATGAGAGCACTCTCTTAGCCGGTGTTCCTAACGCCCCTTCCAGATACGCTCCGTCCAAGAATCCTGTTCTGGCGGAGAAAAGGCAGATGAAGGTCCTCCAAAGAATGGAGAAGTGCGGATATTTTTCAGCGGAAGAGGCGGAGACCGTGGCGGAGCAGATGGTGGCCATTCGTTGA
- a CDS encoding GNAT family N-acetyltransferase, with protein sequence MEFLIERTVHGDYQLVADVIQRVWQQIQEKDWFVADDSEYIFHTLKEGNGIGYKAFEKDTGALAGVFIAALPGKGEENLGLDIGLPEEELAKVAHMETVAILPGYRGNGLQYSMMKSAEEELWKQGYRYLMCTVHPENRYSKDNMIKQGYKVVMTKEKYGGYLRDILLKKLSLNAGI encoded by the coding sequence ATGGAATTTTTGATTGAGAGGACAGTCCATGGGGATTATCAGCTGGTGGCTGACGTGATTCAAAGGGTTTGGCAGCAAATTCAGGAGAAGGACTGGTTTGTTGCAGATGATTCGGAATACATATTCCATACGCTTAAGGAGGGAAACGGGATCGGTTATAAGGCTTTTGAAAAGGATACCGGGGCTTTGGCAGGTGTATTTATTGCTGCGCTGCCGGGAAAGGGAGAAGAAAACCTTGGCCTGGACATCGGCCTTCCCGAAGAAGAGCTGGCAAAAGTCGCCCATATGGAGACGGTCGCCATTCTCCCCGGATACCGGGGAAACGGCCTTCAGTATTCCATGATGAAATCCGCAGAAGAAGAACTTTGGAAACAGGGTTACCGGTATCTGATGTGCACGGTTCATCCGGAGAACAGATACAGCAAAGACAATATGATCAAACAGGGTTATAAGGTCGTCATGACCAAAGAAAAGTACGGCGGATATTTAAGAGATATCTTATTAAAGAAACTTTCTTTAAATGCTGGGATTTGA
- a CDS encoding exonuclease domain-containing protein, with protein MSIRQFTGRRLNQYADNYVVFDLETTGISAEEDSIIEISAIKVRGHEPVAEFNTLVNPGTHIPAGATNVNGITDDMVREAPGLKEVLPDFLTFIEGEILVGHNIQSFDLLFLYRAAEELLGREVANDYVDTLFMARACLPQLSRYRLTDISAYFHIDTVGAHRALADCIMNQRCYEHMGKLDYKEEAEICPQCGGVLKRRSGKFGEFYGCSNFPQCRFTRNV; from the coding sequence ATGTCCATCAGACAGTTCACAGGCAGACGTTTAAACCAATATGCAGATAATTACGTAGTATTTGATCTAGAAACAACAGGAATCAGCGCCGAAGAAGATTCCATTATTGAGATTTCCGCCATCAAGGTGAGGGGCCATGAGCCTGTCGCCGAGTTTAATACACTGGTTAATCCCGGGACCCATATTCCGGCTGGAGCTACGAATGTAAATGGAATTACAGATGACATGGTAAGGGAAGCCCCTGGACTAAAGGAGGTTCTGCCGGATTTCCTCACCTTTATTGAAGGGGAGATTCTGGTAGGGCATAACATTCAGTCCTTTGACCTGCTTTTCCTTTACAGGGCAGCAGAGGAGCTTCTGGGAAGAGAGGTGGCAAATGATTACGTTGACACTCTTTTTATGGCGAGAGCCTGTTTGCCCCAGCTAAGCCGTTACCGCTTAACGGATATTTCAGCGTATTTTCATATTGATACAGTGGGAGCTCACCGGGCACTTGCTGATTGTATCATGAATCAAAGGTGCTACGAGCATATGGGAAAGCTGGATTATAAAGAGGAGGCTGAGATCTGCCCCCAATGCGGCGGAGTGCTTAAGCGCCGCAGCGGAAAATTCGGGGAATTTTATGGCTGTTCTAATTTTCCCCAGTGTCGTTTTACAAGGAATGTTTAA
- a CDS encoding aldose 1-epimerase family protein, translating to MLVTLHDSKATAVIDSIGAQLISFKDSAGTEYIWQRDPRFWGKCSPLLFPIVGNCRNGRTRLEGQTWEIPKHGFCREMDFTAAEQTNTSVTFEIRDSKETKKIYPYSFRLSLAYTLKDGTLLMEYQVANTDDRTIYYCLGAHPGFNCPMDDSAVFEDYDLVFEKKETISSMIYDSEHLEFNPENRIDQLKGTNTLSLNRELFKDDAIYFDDLESRKVSIVNRKTGRGVEVSFPGFETVAFWTPYPAKAPFICVEPWNGSAIYATEDDEFIHKNHVQTLSPGNIKNYGLSIEIL from the coding sequence ATGCTGGTTACACTTCACGATTCCAAAGCAACAGCTGTCATCGATTCCATCGGTGCCCAGCTCATCTCATTTAAAGATTCTGCCGGCACGGAATACATATGGCAGAGAGATCCCCGGTTCTGGGGCAAATGCTCTCCTCTTCTTTTCCCCATTGTAGGAAACTGCAGAAATGGCCGGACCCGCCTGGAAGGGCAGACATGGGAAATCCCCAAGCACGGCTTTTGCCGGGAAATGGATTTTACCGCCGCTGAGCAGACAAACACATCCGTGACCTTTGAAATCAGGGATTCTAAAGAAACAAAAAAGATTTATCCCTATTCCTTCCGTTTAAGTCTCGCCTATACCCTCAAAGACGGAACCTTATTAATGGAATACCAGGTTGCAAACACCGATGACCGGACCATATACTACTGTCTGGGCGCTCATCCTGGCTTTAACTGCCCAATGGATGATAGCGCTGTATTTGAAGATTATGATCTGGTGTTTGAAAAGAAGGAAACCATATCCAGTATGATATATGATTCCGAACATCTGGAATTCAACCCCGAAAACAGGATCGATCAGCTGAAAGGAACCAATACCCTTTCCCTGAACCGTGAATTATTTAAAGATGATGCTATTTATTTTGACGATTTAGAGTCCAGAAAAGTTTCCATTGTAAACAGAAAAACCGGCCGGGGTGTGGAAGTTTCCTTCCCAGGCTTTGAAACCGTAGCCTTCTGGACCCCTTATCCTGCAAAAGCACCCTTTATCTGTGTGGAGCCATGGAATGGTTCTGCCATCTATGCTACGGAAGATGATGAATTCATCCATAAGAACCATGTGCAGACCTTAAGTCCAGGGAATATAAAAAACTATGGCCTTTCCATAGAGATTCTTTGA